One window of Mesorhizobium sp. WSM4904 genomic DNA carries:
- the exbD gene encoding TonB system transport protein ExbD: MAARIREAAGDDLEESHEINVTPFIDVILVLLIIFMVAAPLATVDINVDLPGSTATPAPRPETPLFLTLKSDLTLAIGNDSVPRPAFAEVLDSRAKGDKQTRIFLRADRNVGYGELMDVMNLLRAAGYLKVALVGLETTSGADGTAPAAGGSPAPAASGSPVP; this comes from the coding sequence ATGGCGGCGCGGATCCGTGAAGCGGCCGGCGACGATCTCGAGGAGAGCCACGAGATCAACGTCACGCCGTTCATCGACGTCATCCTGGTGCTCTTGATCATCTTCATGGTGGCGGCACCGCTGGCGACCGTCGACATCAATGTCGACCTGCCGGGCTCGACAGCAACGCCGGCACCCAGACCCGAGACACCGCTGTTCCTGACGCTGAAGAGCGACCTGACTTTAGCCATCGGCAATGACAGCGTGCCGCGTCCCGCCTTTGCCGAGGTGCTCGACAGCCGCGCCAAGGGCGACAAGCAGACGCGCATCTTCCTGCGCGCCGACAGAAATGTCGGCTATGGCGAGCTGATGGACGTCATGAACCTGCTGCGCGCCGCCGGCTATCTCAAGGTCGCGCTGGTCGGCCTCGAGACGACATCGGGCGCTGACGGCACGGCTCCGGCCGCGGGCGGAAGCCCCGCGCCAGCGGCAAGCGGGAGCCCGGTCCCATGA
- the exbB gene encoding tonB-system energizer ExbB: protein MSRNILLAALAASVILSTGAATAQQPPATPATAAQVPAMQPPAAASSAAPQPAGPGTQPGQSAAVGGEAPSAISLTLPHDLSPWGMFMAADIVVKAVMVGLAFASLVTWTIWLAKSLEILVGKLSARRAAVAIGNAATLMQAGRALGHGNGPGALLVRAAEEERALSAGALDHASGDGLKERVTSRLSRIEAAASRRMSRGTGLLATIGSTAPFVGLFGTVWGIMNAFIGISQAQTTNLAVVAPGIAEALLATAMGLVAAIPAVVIYNVFARSIAGYRQILADASAGVERLVSRDLDFRTVPPATAMAAE from the coding sequence TTGTCCCGGAACATTCTTCTCGCGGCGTTGGCCGCATCGGTCATTCTTTCGACAGGCGCGGCCACGGCGCAGCAACCGCCGGCGACGCCGGCGACGGCCGCGCAGGTACCGGCGATGCAACCGCCGGCGGCCGCCTCGAGCGCCGCACCGCAGCCGGCGGGGCCGGGCACGCAGCCCGGCCAGAGCGCGGCGGTCGGCGGGGAGGCGCCTTCCGCCATTTCGCTCACGCTGCCGCATGATCTGTCGCCCTGGGGCATGTTCATGGCGGCCGACATCGTCGTCAAAGCCGTCATGGTCGGGCTTGCCTTTGCTTCGCTGGTCACCTGGACCATCTGGCTCGCCAAATCGCTCGAGATTCTCGTCGGCAAGCTCAGCGCTCGCCGCGCGGCCGTTGCCATCGGCAATGCCGCGACGCTGATGCAGGCGGGCCGCGCGCTTGGCCACGGCAACGGCCCTGGAGCGCTGCTGGTGCGCGCGGCCGAGGAAGAGCGCGCGCTGTCGGCCGGCGCGCTGGACCATGCCTCGGGCGACGGCCTGAAGGAGCGCGTCACCTCCAGGCTGTCGCGCATCGAGGCGGCAGCCTCGCGGCGCATGTCGCGCGGCACAGGCCTGCTCGCGACCATCGGTTCGACGGCGCCCTTCGTCGGCCTGTTCGGCACCGTCTGGGGCATCATGAACGCCTTCATCGGCATCTCGCAGGCGCAGACCACGAATCTGGCGGTGGTCGCGCCGGGCATCGCCGAAGCGCTGCTCGCCACGGCGATGGGCCTGGTGGCCGCAATCCCGGCAGTGGTGATCTACAATGTCTTCGCGCGATCGATAGCCGGCTACAGGCAGATCCTCGCCGACGCCTCGGCTGGGGTCGAGCGACTGGTCAGCCGCGACCTGGATTTTCGCACCGTGCCGCCGGCAACGGCGATGGCGGCGGAGTAA
- a CDS encoding TonB family protein, whose translation MTQAIATLSSQPRLGISEAGLWTSAAAIILAAHVAVAYAVQNLSFAETPDGGSPPALAVEMAPLPTTPAVPEEVAALDKVTPDQPDAAAETETPAEVKPATDPVPAPVAEEAKPVTDQPVEADKAEEVEPAEQTIATLSEQQPLEEAVPDPVEAIAPEVTVPLPQPNPVETEIKANKPVEARKKAERKPAEKPKRRPRKEKAEPLKAVTTASIDAKAGAKAVAPQSSDAAPRSSVGPSRWNASLQAWIRRHTRYPSAARSRRAEGTPNVTFTVDASGRVVSARLARSSGDADLDRAALGALQGASVPAPPAELGQRVTRTAPFVFSLRD comes from the coding sequence ATGACCCAAGCGATCGCCACCTTGTCCTCCCAGCCGCGCCTCGGCATAAGCGAAGCCGGTCTGTGGACAAGCGCGGCCGCGATCATTCTCGCCGCGCATGTCGCGGTCGCCTATGCGGTGCAGAACCTCAGCTTCGCCGAGACGCCGGATGGCGGCTCGCCACCGGCGCTGGCGGTCGAAATGGCGCCGCTCCCGACCACGCCGGCCGTGCCGGAAGAAGTGGCGGCGCTGGATAAGGTCACGCCGGATCAGCCTGACGCGGCGGCGGAGACGGAAACGCCCGCTGAAGTAAAACCGGCGACCGATCCGGTGCCGGCGCCGGTCGCGGAAGAAGCCAAGCCGGTCACGGATCAACCGGTGGAAGCCGACAAGGCGGAAGAGGTCGAACCGGCGGAGCAAACGATAGCGACGCTCAGCGAGCAGCAACCGTTGGAAGAGGCCGTTCCCGATCCTGTCGAAGCGATCGCGCCCGAGGTGACCGTTCCGCTGCCGCAGCCCAATCCGGTCGAGACGGAAATCAAGGCGAACAAGCCGGTCGAAGCCAGGAAGAAGGCGGAAAGGAAGCCGGCCGAAAAGCCGAAGCGGCGGCCACGAAAGGAAAAGGCCGAGCCACTCAAGGCAGTGACGACGGCCAGCATCGACGCCAAGGCCGGCGCGAAGGCCGTGGCGCCGCAATCCTCCGACGCGGCGCCGCGGTCAAGCGTCGGCCCGTCGCGGTGGAACGCCAGCCTGCAGGCATGGATCAGGCGTCACACGCGCTATCCGAGCGCGGCGAGGTCCAGGCGGGCCGAAGGCACGCCCAACGTGACCTTCACCGTGGATGCATCGGGCCGGGTGGTTTCCGCCAGGCTGGCAAGGTCATCGGGCGACGCGGATCTCGATCGTGCGGCGCTGGGAGCCCTGCAGGGCGCGTCGGTGCCGGCGCCGCCGGCGGAGCTCGGCCAGCGCGTCACCCGCACGGCGCCGTTCGTCTTCAGTTTGCGGGACTAA
- a CDS encoding multicopper oxidase family protein has translation MTILTRRNLLKSAAAAGAAGIGLAAAGRFVGWAAAKPEPLILKTASIEAKLTDGAPTKNVLTYGEAGPPPVVRMKKGEPFAARLVNDIDDPTTIHWHGVRVPNKMDGVPFLIQPYVYRGDHFDYAFTPPDAGTFWYHPHCDTLIQTGHGLTGVIVVENPNDPKFDSEVVINLRDWRLGDDGQFIEQFRPRDAARSGTFGTVRTANWLDQPQYDAPAGGLVRLRAAITDVTRIYAFRVEGAEAAVIALDGNPVPQRFAPDALQLGPGQRLELAIRMPDEEGAIVSLRDVRGTKPKILATLRAVGNSVKRDMRDLGPLEVNPVAEVDVTDAKHISLALSATAENLPSDGICGSLGYSFWAINKVPWSGDTPDPTAPLAELKLGKSYVIDMENLTPHSHPIHLHGMSFKVLSSSTRQVQPLVSDTYLIQPNEKVQLGLAADNPGDWLLHCHIIEHQKTGMTSYFRVV, from the coding sequence ATGACGATACTCACCCGCCGCAACCTTCTTAAAAGTGCTGCGGCCGCCGGCGCGGCCGGTATCGGCCTCGCGGCCGCTGGCAGGTTTGTCGGCTGGGCGGCGGCGAAGCCCGAGCCGCTGATCCTGAAGACCGCAAGCATCGAGGCGAAGCTGACGGACGGCGCGCCGACGAAGAATGTCCTGACCTATGGCGAGGCAGGCCCGCCGCCGGTCGTCAGGATGAAGAAGGGTGAGCCGTTCGCCGCGCGGCTCGTCAACGACATCGACGACCCGACCACGATCCACTGGCACGGCGTCCGCGTTCCGAACAAGATGGACGGGGTGCCGTTCCTGATCCAGCCCTATGTCTATCGGGGCGACCATTTCGACTACGCCTTCACGCCGCCGGACGCCGGCACTTTCTGGTACCACCCACACTGCGACACGCTGATACAGACGGGTCACGGGCTGACCGGCGTGATCGTGGTGGAGAACCCGAACGATCCGAAGTTCGATTCCGAAGTGGTGATCAACCTGCGCGACTGGCGCCTCGGCGACGACGGCCAGTTCATCGAGCAGTTCCGGCCGCGCGACGCGGCAAGAAGCGGCACCTTCGGCACGGTTCGCACCGCCAACTGGCTCGACCAGCCGCAATATGATGCGCCCGCCGGCGGCCTGGTGCGGCTGAGGGCCGCCATCACCGACGTCACCCGCATCTATGCCTTCCGCGTCGAAGGAGCCGAGGCGGCGGTGATCGCGCTCGACGGCAACCCTGTGCCGCAACGCTTTGCACCCGATGCCCTGCAGCTTGGTCCCGGCCAGCGGCTGGAACTCGCCATCCGCATGCCGGACGAGGAGGGGGCGATCGTCAGCCTGCGCGACGTCAGGGGGACCAAACCGAAGATCCTGGCGACGTTGCGCGCGGTTGGAAATTCCGTCAAGCGCGACATGCGCGATCTTGGGCCCCTGGAGGTCAATCCGGTGGCCGAGGTGGATGTCACCGACGCCAAGCATATTTCGTTGGCGCTCAGCGCCACAGCGGAGAACCTGCCCAGCGACGGCATCTGCGGCTCGCTCGGCTACAGCTTCTGGGCGATCAACAAGGTGCCGTGGTCGGGCGACACGCCCGATCCGACGGCGCCCCTGGCGGAACTGAAGCTCGGCAAGAGCTATGTCATCGACATGGAGAATCTCACGCCGCACTCGCACCCCATCCATCTGCACGGCATGAGCTTCAAGGTGCTGTCGTCCTCGACGCGGCAAGTCCAGCCGCTCGTCTCCGACACCTATCTCATCCAGCCGAACGAGAAGGTTCAGCTGGGCCTCGCCGCCGACAACCCCGGCGACTGGCTGCTCCACTGCCACATCATCGAGCACCAGAAGACCGGGATGACGAGTTACTTTCGGGTGGTGTGA